One Burkholderiales bacterium DNA window includes the following coding sequences:
- a CDS encoding class I adenylate-forming enzyme family protein: protein MNGISKPDPRGYPGNLGKLLSAADDRIALVDLHDAAQPRELSYRDIDALCDAVARGLAKRGLKAGDRIAILSLNRHEFVVTLLGAMRAGVVPVPINIKLAAESVRFIAEDAGAKLVFAEPALRRLCPRGADVVEYGGDAFRRFLDPGAFEAFEPQADSVAIQPYTSGSTGRPKGVLLTHYGQNWSRRILVHTRGTTAADVIVVAAPLYHKNALNAIKQGLTAGAKLVLLPQFSAERYVDAIGRHGATVISGVPTMMSMVLARRDLLARTDTSTVRTIMMGSAPSSPTLLAQLHETFPNASPLVVYGVTEGGPVPLGPHPKGLPRPLGSIGAPYEGTEAKLLDASGNERDEGELVLKNPGILLGYHNLPEETAKRVRDGWYYTGDVCRRDADGFYYFVGRTDDMFVSGGENIFPIEVEQLLERHPAVHQAYVLPFEHEMKGQVPYAFVVLRKNADAGEDELKQFALAHGPAYQHPRRVFFVEQLPLAGTNKIDRKQLRQWVADGTLDRNRETT, encoded by the coding sequence GTGAACGGGATAAGCAAACCGGACCCGCGCGGTTACCCCGGCAATCTCGGCAAGCTCCTCAGCGCAGCAGACGACCGCATCGCGCTGGTCGATCTCCACGATGCTGCGCAGCCGCGCGAGCTCTCCTACCGCGATATCGACGCGCTGTGCGACGCCGTCGCGCGCGGGCTCGCGAAACGCGGGCTGAAGGCCGGCGACCGCATCGCGATCCTCTCGCTCAACCGCCACGAGTTCGTCGTCACGCTGCTCGGCGCGATGCGAGCGGGCGTGGTGCCGGTGCCGATCAACATCAAGCTCGCGGCGGAATCGGTGCGCTTCATCGCCGAAGACGCCGGAGCGAAGCTCGTGTTCGCCGAGCCTGCGCTGCGCCGCCTCTGCCCCCGAGGCGCTGACGTCGTCGAATACGGCGGCGATGCGTTCCGGCGCTTCCTCGATCCGGGCGCATTCGAAGCGTTCGAGCCGCAGGCCGACTCGGTCGCGATACAGCCCTACACCTCGGGCTCGACCGGCCGCCCCAAAGGCGTGCTGCTGACGCACTACGGCCAGAACTGGAGCCGGCGCATCCTCGTGCATACGCGAGGAACGACCGCGGCCGACGTGATCGTCGTCGCGGCGCCGCTGTACCACAAGAACGCGCTCAACGCGATCAAGCAGGGCCTCACCGCGGGCGCGAAGCTCGTGCTCCTCCCGCAGTTCAGCGCCGAGCGCTACGTCGACGCGATCGGCCGCCATGGCGCGACGGTGATCTCCGGCGTGCCGACGATGATGTCGATGGTGCTCGCCCGCCGCGACCTGCTCGCGCGCACCGACACCTCCACCGTGCGCACGATCATGATGGGCTCGGCGCCCTCCTCGCCCACGCTCCTCGCGCAGCTTCACGAGACTTTTCCGAACGCGTCGCCCCTGGTCGTCTACGGCGTCACCGAAGGCGGACCGGTGCCGCTCGGTCCGCATCCGAAGGGATTGCCGCGGCCGCTCGGCTCGATCGGCGCGCCCTACGAAGGCACCGAGGCGAAGCTCCTCGACGCGAGCGGCAACGAGCGCGACGAAGGCGAGCTGGTGCTGAAGAATCCCGGCATCCTGCTGGGGTATCACAACCTGCCCGAGGAAACCGCGAAGCGCGTGCGCGACGGCTGGTACTACACCGGCGACGTCTGCCGGCGCGACGCCGACGGCTTCTACTACTTCGTCGGCCGCACCGACGACATGTTCGTCTCCGGCGGCGAGAACATCTTTCCGATCGAAGTCGAGCAGCTCCTCGAGCGCCACCCGGCGGTGCACCAGGCGTACGTGCTGCCGTTCGAGCACGAGATGAAAGGCCAGGTGCCTTACGCGTTCGTGGTGCTCAGGAAGAACGCCGATGCGGGCGAGGACGAGCTGAAGCAGTTCGCGCTCGCGCACGGCCCGGCGTACCAGCATCCCCGGCGCGTGTTCTTCGTCGAGCAGCTTCCGCTCGCGGGGACCAACAAGATCGACCGGAAGCAGCTCAGGCAATGGGTTGCGGACGGCACTTTGGACAGGAACAGGGAAACGACATGA
- a CDS encoding PaaI family thioesterase has product MSDKPDTRIGVEKLQELIRRGPFNRWLDFTIVKADAEGLEVRAAWREDWVVNPDRRYTHGGILAAIVDVAADYAIAAELGRPVPTIDLRVDYHKAAMPGDLTAKAKVVRMGSQYSTAEAYVYDKDGALVASGRGTYFTAQPK; this is encoded by the coding sequence ATGAGCGACAAACCGGACACGCGCATCGGCGTGGAGAAGCTGCAGGAACTGATCAGACGCGGGCCGTTCAACCGCTGGCTCGACTTCACCATCGTGAAGGCCGACGCCGAAGGCCTCGAAGTGCGCGCCGCGTGGCGCGAGGACTGGGTCGTGAATCCCGATCGCCGGTACACCCACGGCGGCATCCTCGCGGCGATCGTCGACGTCGCGGCGGACTACGCCATCGCCGCCGAGCTCGGGCGCCCGGTGCCGACCATCGACCTGCGCGTCGACTATCACAAGGCCGCGATGCCCGGCGATCTCACCGCGAAGGCGAAGGTCGTGCGCATGGGCAGCCAGTATTCCACCGCCGAGGCTTACGTCTACGACAAGGACGGCGCACTGGTGGCGAGCGGGCGCGGCACGTATTTCACCGCGCAGCCCAAGTAG
- a CDS encoding MFS transporter, with protein sequence MSEAQLIPAGEGRFIRRSTVYAVVVATTLAQIASVMGIAVFPVIAPRLAAEIGVAPAAIGYQISLIYGAATIGSPLMSFAVTRWGACRATQVGLACCVAAMALALTAAVWALVAASLLLGLAMTLMTPASTHLLFRFSPPQNRNLIFSIKQTGVPGGWVVMALIAPPITLSVGWRWAAALVLAVAAILVVLLQGVRAQWDDDRKPGAAVRVNPLAGLVAVWRHAPLRWLAIASLTLSFVQLCLGTFLVTMLVQEAGYSLVAAGVMLSVVQASGVAGRILWGYIADRTGDSLGLLRRIALTATACCVGIAFLTPAWPQLLIALFFVVFGAAAVGWNGLFLAEVARTSPRGLVSQSTSAAMTWNFAGILLGPAIFAAMYGATGSYTTTYLMLAIVAVAGFVLLSLSGAAGRRERAAA encoded by the coding sequence ATGAGCGAAGCGCAGCTCATCCCCGCGGGCGAAGGCCGGTTCATCCGGCGCTCGACGGTCTACGCGGTGGTCGTCGCGACGACGCTTGCGCAGATCGCTTCGGTCATGGGCATCGCGGTGTTTCCCGTGATCGCGCCGCGGCTCGCGGCCGAGATCGGCGTCGCACCCGCGGCGATCGGCTACCAGATCAGCCTCATCTACGGCGCGGCGACCATCGGCTCGCCGCTGATGAGCTTCGCGGTGACCCGCTGGGGCGCGTGCCGCGCGACGCAGGTCGGCCTCGCGTGCTGCGTCGCCGCGATGGCGCTGGCGCTTACGGCGGCGGTCTGGGCGCTCGTCGCCGCATCGCTCCTGCTCGGCCTGGCGATGACGCTGATGACGCCGGCGTCGACGCACCTCCTCTTCAGGTTCAGCCCGCCGCAGAATCGCAACCTCATCTTTTCGATCAAGCAGACCGGCGTGCCCGGCGGCTGGGTGGTGATGGCGCTGATCGCGCCGCCGATCACGCTTAGCGTAGGCTGGCGCTGGGCGGCGGCGCTGGTGCTCGCGGTCGCGGCGATCCTCGTGGTGCTGTTGCAGGGCGTGAGGGCGCAGTGGGACGACGATCGCAAGCCCGGCGCGGCGGTGCGCGTGAACCCGCTCGCAGGGCTGGTCGCGGTGTGGCGCCATGCGCCGCTGCGCTGGCTCGCGATCGCTTCGCTCACGCTGTCGTTCGTGCAGCTCTGCCTCGGCACCTTCCTGGTCACGATGCTCGTGCAGGAAGCCGGTTACAGCCTCGTCGCGGCGGGCGTCATGCTGTCGGTCGTGCAGGCCTCGGGCGTCGCCGGACGGATCCTGTGGGGTTACATCGCCGATCGCACCGGCGACAGCCTCGGTCTGCTGCGCCGTATCGCGCTGACGGCCACCGCCTGCTGTGTCGGCATCGCATTTCTTACCCCGGCGTGGCCGCAGCTGCTGATCGCGCTGTTCTTCGTGGTGTTCGGCGCGGCGGCGGTGGGCTGGAACGGTCTCTTTCTCGCCGAGGTCGCGCGCACCAGCCCGCGCGGGCTGGTGAGCCAGTCGACGAGCGCGGCGATGACGTGGAACTTCGCGGGCATCCTGCTCGGGCCGGCGATCTTCGCGGCGATGTACGGCGCGACTGGCAGCTATACGACGACGTATCTCATGCTCGCGATCGTCGCAGTCGCCGGGTTCGTCCTGCTGTCGCTCTCGGGCGCAGCGGGACGGCGCGAGCGCGCAGCCGCATGA
- a CDS encoding sulfite exporter TauE/SafE family protein gives MTTLESLSWLQLAWIGLAVFLAYVVRGMSGFGAGLIAAPMLAFVLPVHMVIPTTGLLVFVLFCVITVRDRGHVDWRELRLLAAPTVIGVIVSLLVFRLLDNRLLVLMLGGFLLLYAIYMFAVQILGLPRFNCSERWAWPLGFAGSFFDTMFGGGGGTLVVIYMDARGLARMQFRATLAMLWLIEMIARIGGYATAGFYTRDVLILVVGLLPFMALGTLVGERLGNKVRPETFQRILALLLGASGISLIIKA, from the coding sequence ATGACGACGCTCGAGAGCCTGTCCTGGCTCCAGCTCGCGTGGATCGGTCTCGCGGTTTTCCTCGCCTATGTCGTGCGCGGTATGTCGGGATTCGGCGCCGGCCTGATCGCCGCGCCCATGCTCGCTTTCGTGCTCCCGGTGCACATGGTGATCCCGACCACCGGGCTGCTCGTGTTCGTGCTCTTCTGCGTCATCACGGTCCGCGACCGCGGGCATGTGGACTGGCGCGAGCTCAGGCTGCTCGCGGCGCCGACGGTCATCGGCGTCATCGTGAGCCTGCTGGTGTTTAGGCTGCTCGACAACCGCCTGCTCGTGCTGATGCTGGGCGGCTTCCTGCTGCTGTATGCGATCTACATGTTCGCCGTGCAGATCCTCGGCCTGCCGCGCTTCAACTGCTCGGAGCGGTGGGCATGGCCGCTCGGCTTCGCCGGCAGCTTCTTCGACACCATGTTCGGCGGCGGCGGAGGGACGCTGGTCGTGATCTACATGGATGCGCGCGGGCTTGCGCGCATGCAGTTTCGCGCGACGCTCGCCATGCTGTGGCTCATCGAGATGATCGCGCGCATCGGCGGCTATGCGACCGCGGGCTTCTATACCAGGGACGTGCTGATCCTCGTCGTGGGGCTGCTGCCGTTCATGGCGCTGGGCACGCTCGTCGGCGAGCGCCTGGGCAACAAGGTGAGACCGGAGACGTTCCAGCGCATACTGGCGCTGCTGCTCGGGGCGAGCGGCATCAGTCTCATCATCAAAGCCTGA
- a CDS encoding MFS transporter, whose product MQNSSRNAHAVVIATFATQMVVTMSNSTLPTIAPKLAEALHVEPAMIGYQVSLLFGAAVTGTLFGGAYTRRFGGCRTMQISVALCALGLLFMMVPSVWAIIAGSLVAGFGQGILNSATAHLLVKYTPPERRNFLFSIKQSGVPFGGMVVALTAPGIALALGWQWSVAMTIALIAVVAVLMQPRRAAWDDDRAPGVDVSAQKFGGVPLVLKQPALRWISFTGLLFSAVQRCLLTFTVIYLVAERGYSLIEAGFMLSLIQIGGVLGRLAWGWIADRWSSTSVLLVIAVVTVVDTFALVALNADWPRAAVYAVFFVFGAAALGWNGVLHAEIARLAPQGLHSVVAGGSTFFVFGGVLLGPSLFAMLYTAIGSYSTTFLLMATAAAAGGVLVLVARRDARLARRLA is encoded by the coding sequence ATGCAGAACTCCTCTCGCAATGCGCACGCGGTCGTCATTGCCACGTTCGCGACCCAGATGGTCGTGACGATGTCGAACTCGACGCTTCCGACGATCGCGCCCAAGCTCGCCGAAGCTCTGCATGTCGAGCCCGCGATGATCGGCTACCAGGTGAGCCTGCTGTTCGGCGCGGCGGTGACCGGGACGCTCTTCGGCGGCGCCTACACGCGGCGCTTCGGCGGCTGCCGCACCATGCAGATCAGCGTTGCGCTGTGCGCGCTCGGCCTGCTCTTCATGATGGTGCCGAGCGTGTGGGCGATCATCGCCGGCTCGCTCGTCGCGGGGTTCGGACAGGGCATCCTCAATTCGGCGACGGCGCATCTCCTCGTGAAATACACGCCGCCGGAGCGGCGCAACTTCCTGTTCTCGATCAAGCAGAGCGGCGTGCCTTTCGGCGGCATGGTCGTGGCGCTGACTGCGCCCGGGATCGCGCTCGCGCTCGGCTGGCAGTGGTCGGTGGCGATGACGATCGCGTTGATCGCCGTCGTGGCGGTGCTGATGCAGCCCAGACGCGCCGCGTGGGACGACGATCGCGCGCCCGGCGTCGACGTCAGCGCGCAGAAGTTCGGCGGCGTGCCGCTGGTCCTGAAGCAGCCGGCCCTGCGCTGGATCTCGTTCACCGGGCTGCTGTTCTCCGCCGTGCAGCGCTGCCTGCTCACGTTCACGGTGATCTACCTCGTCGCGGAGCGCGGCTACAGCCTGATCGAAGCCGGTTTCATGCTGTCGCTGATCCAGATCGGCGGCGTGCTCGGGCGCCTCGCGTGGGGCTGGATCGCCGACCGCTGGTCGAGCACCTCGGTGCTGCTCGTGATCGCGGTGGTCACGGTGGTCGATACGTTCGCGCTGGTCGCGCTCAACGCCGACTGGCCGCGCGCGGCGGTTTACGCCGTCTTCTTCGTGTTCGGCGCGGCAGCGCTGGGCTGGAACGGTGTGCTGCACGCCGAAATCGCGCGCCTGGCGCCGCAAGGGCTGCACAGTGTGGTCGCCGGCGGCTCGACCTTCTTCGTCTTCGGCGGCGTGCTGCTCGGACCGTCGCTGTTCGCGATGCTGTACACCGCGATCGGCAGCTACAGCACGACGTTCCTGTTGATGGCGACCGCCGCCGCGGCGGGCGGCGTGCTGGTGCTCGTCGCACGCCGTGACGCGCGTCTCGCGCGACGGCTTGCATGA
- a CDS encoding LysR family transcriptional regulator, with translation MIATAIPMSFVIGGPPAFACINCNASGRRYNPLSRKSACDGDSQMTRIGDFGGIEAFVRAVELGGFSAAARELKLTPSALSKLVTRLERSLGVRLLNRTTRKLLLTPEGELFLSRCRRILSEIEDAETEVGHSRERPRGRLKLHVGVGFGTHVLVPELPRFVERYPEVEIELTVLDEIVDLAQHGVDIALRAAPIVNGALVARRICDFQRIVCAAPSYIARFGAPRVPQDLRAHRCITIGDSPILRRWEFESPSGVEVIDIDGGIKVNNANCVLRLACDGLGVVRLNEFSAAPFIRDGTLVPVLREFQRREEIAMMAVYPHERHRLPRVQAMLDFLVERFSSSPWRGVCDAGTLNAAGE, from the coding sequence ATGATCGCGACAGCAATTCCAATGAGTTTCGTCATAGGTGGTCCTCCTGCGTTCGCGTGCATTAACTGTAACGCCTCGGGCCGGCGATACAATCCACTGTCTCGGAAAAGCGCCTGTGACGGAGATTCACAGATGACGCGTATCGGCGATTTCGGTGGGATCGAGGCTTTCGTGCGCGCCGTCGAGCTCGGCGGATTTTCTGCGGCTGCGCGCGAGCTCAAGCTCACGCCGTCGGCTTTATCCAAGCTCGTGACGCGGCTCGAGCGCTCGCTCGGCGTGCGGCTGCTTAATCGCACGACGCGCAAACTGCTGCTGACGCCGGAAGGCGAGCTCTTCCTTTCGCGTTGCCGGCGCATCCTCTCGGAGATCGAGGACGCCGAGACTGAAGTGGGGCATTCGCGAGAAAGACCGCGCGGCCGGCTCAAACTGCACGTCGGTGTCGGCTTCGGCACGCACGTGCTCGTGCCGGAGCTGCCGCGCTTCGTCGAGCGCTATCCCGAAGTCGAGATCGAGCTGACGGTGCTCGACGAAATCGTGGACCTCGCGCAGCACGGCGTCGACATCGCGTTGAGAGCAGCCCCGATCGTCAACGGCGCGCTCGTCGCGCGGAGGATCTGCGATTTCCAGCGCATCGTCTGTGCGGCGCCGTCATACATTGCGCGCTTCGGCGCGCCGCGGGTGCCTCAGGATTTGCGCGCACACCGCTGCATCACGATCGGCGACTCGCCGATACTTCGGCGCTGGGAATTCGAGTCGCCCTCCGGCGTGGAGGTGATCGACATCGACGGCGGCATCAAAGTGAACAATGCCAATTGCGTGCTGCGGCTCGCATGCGACGGCCTGGGCGTGGTGCGACTGAACGAGTTCTCAGCGGCCCCGTTCATTCGCGATGGAACGCTAGTACCGGTGCTGCGCGAGTTTCAACGGCGCGAAGAGATCGCGATGATGGCCGTATACCCGCACGAGCGCCACCGCCTGCCGCGCGTGCAGGCCATGCTCGATTTCCTGGTGGAGAGGTTCTCCAGCTCCCCTTGGCGCGGCGTCTGCGACGCCGGAACGCTCAACGCCGCCGGCGAATAG
- a CDS encoding tripartite tricarboxylate transporter substrate-binding protein, protein MTKLIGIAVAIILLSTAAAAQPFPTKTVRIVVPNPAGGTVDIVARAVAQSMTAAFGQSVIVDVRPGGNTIIGTNIVARAPADGHTLAMVGTSFVTNPFLRDVPYDALRDFAPVARLVSLPYVVAVHPSVPVKSLKELVGLARARPNDLNYASFGFGQLIAESFNTATAIHMTYVPYQGGVQATIAAAGGHAGVLVGPLSDALPYISSGRLRALAVTTAARSDALKTVPAVAESGYPGFDWASWIGAAAPAGTPPAAVTKLNAEMLRGIEGKDVLANLARLSVAPAPLSPDAFGRFLRAEMQRMEKVVKDAHIKGD, encoded by the coding sequence ATGACGAAACTCATTGGAATTGCTGTCGCGATCATCCTCCTCTCCACCGCGGCGGCCGCACAGCCGTTTCCCACCAAGACCGTTCGTATCGTCGTCCCGAACCCGGCCGGCGGCACGGTCGACATCGTCGCCCGCGCCGTCGCGCAATCGATGACGGCCGCGTTCGGCCAGAGCGTGATCGTCGATGTTCGGCCCGGCGGCAACACGATCATCGGGACGAACATCGTGGCGCGCGCGCCCGCGGACGGGCACACGCTCGCGATGGTCGGCACGAGCTTCGTCACCAACCCGTTCCTGCGTGACGTGCCGTACGATGCGCTGAGGGATTTCGCGCCGGTCGCACGGCTCGTCTCGCTGCCATACGTGGTCGCGGTGCATCCGTCCGTGCCGGTCAAGTCGCTGAAGGAGCTCGTCGGGCTCGCGCGAGCCCGGCCGAACGACCTCAATTACGCCTCGTTCGGATTCGGTCAACTGATTGCGGAGAGCTTCAACACGGCGACCGCTATCCACATGACCTACGTTCCGTACCAGGGTGGCGTGCAGGCGACGATCGCCGCCGCGGGCGGACATGCCGGGGTGCTGGTGGGGCCGTTGTCCGACGCGCTTCCGTATATCTCCTCCGGCAGGCTGCGCGCGCTTGCCGTTACGACGGCGGCCCGCAGCGACGCGCTGAAGACGGTGCCGGCCGTGGCCGAGAGCGGATACCCGGGGTTCGATTGGGCTTCGTGGATCGGCGCGGCCGCACCCGCAGGCACGCCGCCCGCGGCCGTCACGAAGCTCAACGCCGAGATGTTGCGCGGGATCGAGGGGAAGGATGTGCTCGCCAATCTCGCCCGATTGAGCGTCGCTCCGGCGCCGTTATCGCCGGACGCGTTCGGTCGCTTTCTGCGCGCCGAAATGCAGCGGATGGAAAAAGTCGTCAAAGACGCGCACATCAAGGGCGATTGA
- a CDS encoding substrate-binding domain-containing protein: MQIMVIASPAIAPALPELAREFERVAGHVVSLTYATAGAMTSAMAQPSIDVVISTMEVIDALQAEDQLDGRRDIARVGLGVQTKRGAPEPDVSSVAAFRCAVLDARSLGYADPASGAAAGRHAARLMEQLGIGPAVAARTMLLSGSALLAAVACGDVELGLAPVSEILSEPAVALVGYVPSALQEMTVLTAAIRHSSSHRRAARAFVDFLSSAQTKKQLAERGFA, encoded by the coding sequence ATGCAGATAATGGTCATAGCGAGCCCCGCGATTGCGCCGGCACTGCCCGAGCTCGCACGCGAATTCGAGCGCGTCGCCGGACATGTCGTATCGCTTACCTATGCGACGGCGGGCGCGATGACGAGCGCGATGGCACAGCCTTCGATCGACGTTGTCATCAGCACGATGGAGGTGATCGACGCGTTGCAGGCCGAGGACCAGTTGGACGGACGCAGGGACATCGCCCGCGTGGGCTTGGGCGTGCAAACGAAGCGCGGGGCGCCGGAGCCCGACGTCAGCAGCGTTGCGGCGTTCCGCTGCGCCGTGCTGGACGCCCGTTCGCTCGGCTACGCGGATCCCGCGAGCGGCGCAGCCGCGGGAAGGCACGCGGCGCGGCTGATGGAGCAGCTCGGGATAGGGCCGGCGGTGGCCGCCAGGACGATGCTGCTCTCCGGCAGTGCATTGCTCGCCGCCGTGGCGTGCGGCGATGTCGAGCTCGGCCTGGCGCCGGTCAGCGAAATTCTGTCGGAGCCCGCAGTCGCCCTGGTGGGCTATGTGCCTTCGGCCTTGCAGGAGATGACCGTACTGACTGCGGCGATACGCCACTCGAGCAGCCATCGACGGGCGGCGCGGGCCTTTGTTGATTTCCTCTCGAGCGCCCAGACGAAAAAGCAGTTGGCAGAGCGCGGATTCGCCTGA
- a CDS encoding zinc-binding dehydrogenase, whose translation MKAVVLREHGGLDKLEYVTDFPDPVAVEGHVVIRVGATSFNYHDVFTVRGMEGIKVPMPMIIGLDIAGEILEVGPGVTGWKPGDRVLVNPLNRKKGLMGEMMHGGLAEKCLVAEHQLLRMPDGVSYADAASLPVAYGTAHRMIVTHDTIKAGDKVLVLGASGGVGTGCVLLAKMRGAEVIACASSADKIQRLKDLGADHVINYKEVDFSKWAIEKYGKPQRRTYEGGVDCVINFTGGDTWKPTLRCVKRGGKILVCGATAGYDPKEDLRYVWSFELSIIGSNSFYDENLTALMDMIQKGELKPVVDEVLPLEKAVEGLRLIENREVFGKVVVTP comes from the coding sequence ATGAAAGCAGTGGTACTTCGCGAGCACGGCGGACTCGACAAGCTCGAATACGTGACCGATTTTCCAGATCCCGTCGCCGTCGAAGGCCACGTGGTGATCCGCGTGGGCGCGACGTCGTTCAACTACCACGACGTCTTCACGGTGCGCGGCATGGAAGGCATCAAGGTGCCGATGCCGATGATCATCGGGCTCGACATCGCGGGCGAGATCCTCGAAGTCGGTCCGGGTGTCACCGGCTGGAAGCCGGGTGACCGCGTCCTCGTCAACCCGCTCAACCGCAAAAAAGGGCTGATGGGCGAGATGATGCACGGCGGCCTCGCCGAGAAATGCCTCGTCGCGGAGCACCAGTTGCTGCGCATGCCCGACGGCGTGTCTTACGCGGACGCGGCTTCGCTGCCCGTCGCATACGGCACGGCGCATCGCATGATCGTCACGCACGACACGATCAAGGCGGGTGACAAGGTCCTCGTCCTCGGCGCCAGCGGCGGCGTGGGCACCGGCTGCGTGCTGCTCGCCAAGATGCGCGGCGCGGAAGTGATCGCCTGCGCCTCGTCCGCAGACAAGATCCAGCGCCTGAAAGACCTCGGCGCCGACCACGTCATCAATTACAAGGAAGTCGATTTCTCGAAGTGGGCGATCGAGAAATACGGCAAGCCGCAGCGCCGCACGTACGAGGGCGGCGTCGACTGTGTCATCAACTTCACCGGCGGCGACACGTGGAAGCCGACGCTGCGCTGCGTGAAGCGCGGCGGCAAGATCCTCGTCTGCGGCGCGACCGCGGGCTACGACCCGAAAGAGGACCTGCGCTACGTCTGGAGCTTCGAGCTTTCGATCATCGGCTCGAACAGCTTCTACGACGAGAACCTCACCGCGCTGATGGACATGATCCAGAAGGGCGAGCTGAAGCCGGTGGTCGACGAGGTGCTGCCGCTGGAAAAGGCGGTGGAGGGTCTGCGGCTGATCGAGAACCGCGAGGTGTTCGGAAAGGTCGTCGTCACGCCGTGA
- a CDS encoding GntR family transcriptional regulator, whose protein sequence is MGVTIPLLTERAYERIHRDIISCAIQPGSEISENELATQYKLGKAAVRVALTRLAHDGLVRAIPRRGYMVVPVTLKDIHDVFELRLMLEPPAARMAAGKVNMQRLKGYDDVCREGYQPGDAKSTTRFLDANKAFHVEIARAAGNQRLAAAIEQLLDEMTRLLHLGLGLRKGPQDTLHEHKTLVKALARGDGGTAERISRDQIDAARNMVLSAILTSRSVMNLPITVDA, encoded by the coding sequence ATGGGCGTCACCATTCCCCTCCTCACCGAGCGCGCTTACGAGCGCATCCACCGCGACATCATCAGTTGCGCGATTCAACCCGGGAGCGAGATCTCCGAGAACGAGCTTGCGACCCAGTACAAGCTCGGCAAGGCCGCGGTGCGCGTCGCGCTGACCAGGCTCGCGCACGACGGGCTGGTGCGCGCGATCCCGCGGCGCGGCTACATGGTGGTGCCGGTGACGCTGAAGGACATCCACGACGTATTCGAGCTGCGGCTCATGCTCGAGCCGCCCGCGGCACGCATGGCCGCGGGCAAGGTCAACATGCAGCGCCTGAAAGGCTACGACGACGTCTGCCGCGAGGGCTATCAGCCCGGCGATGCGAAATCGACCACGCGCTTCCTCGACGCGAACAAGGCGTTCCACGTCGAGATCGCCCGGGCGGCCGGCAACCAGCGCCTGGCCGCGGCGATCGAGCAGCTTCTGGACGAGATGACGCGGCTCCTGCATCTCGGCCTGGGGCTGCGCAAGGGGCCGCAGGACACGCTGCACGAGCACAAAACGCTGGTGAAAGCGCTCGCGCGGGGGGACGGCGGGACGGCCGAGCGCATATCCCGCGACCAGATCGACGCCGCGCGCAACATGGTACTTTCGGCGATACTCACCAGCCGTTCGGTGATGAACCTGCCGATCACGGTAGACGCCTGA